The following are encoded together in the Drosophila biarmipes strain raj3 chromosome 3L, RU_DBia_V1.1, whole genome shotgun sequence genome:
- the LOC108035258 gene encoding girdin isoform X5 has translation MAGTATATPMEIDEFVNSSLISWLESCLPRAELLTGYTSLLDGHIIHSVWLQIDPEPQNNPSELSDLNGKSLSIARAKNFECIVRNLKSLFEEELGQTILVLPDAFTLGHHPESRNGLEQMKTLLTLLLGAAVQCPNKELFIARIKELDLETQHAIVALIKQVTDSHSLVLTEDSLERLTPQTMYTHILRLTKERDLMYLKWIDLACVETEMAASDNLVECGQGVSVPRSPSNGTATSTPSSSSNSESNHLAVECADLRSKNRKLRQELEEKSENLLELREELDDKKARFDKLRQESQEWFTEAKRAAAYRDEVDILRERAERADRLEVEVQKYREKLGDSDFYKSRVEELREDNRVLLESKEMLEEQLQRYRKRSEHAISLESEIIKYKQKLNDMALERDVDRSKLEELLEENAQLQLVARNLNSTMDLDKSFSENEDDCNSGDNSLSEQLTNNAQTRALKLELENRRLTAALEQLKESSFHESTTKMLELEKEKKKLSLKIEQMQENIQRLTQQNVELEGVFKNALEENKKLQDAVDSRQKSYDRQSLEREADRQKLSDAEQHVETLNKEKQRIQTLNDSIQRRADDLERLAESKTKELEQYAEKSKQYEQTKQKLYEIEAKVSTFERENASLLKEVSKLKEGSEQKSVQLDESINRLDAQSKELQKLGKALEDSEQVQQKLVELEKQNQELASQRIIDQEMISTLRNDLVTGTLVTKKVRHNLEKLGLADEEPGELNVEHVVEKLVRNPETFKTVREIMLNVTREQQEEEEREGGVKSDMCVLCHRQEIFTVEKNIELATAPVPAPAQPSSQELRFEHKLRVSPARESAELIRIKDSNTQLQTENARLSVDVAALGSQITSLNTQHVALQLANSQLAAEKDTLLKDIDSLQQEHKHALQDQVTLQCLHDQLSAEYESLNKDKEQLKAAVRDLRQELRDTREQQLALEQRIEELTTQNNNMKTCSEDLSILRTEHSKLTDDFRNLFATSDRFKNEYKNIQEQYKMVRMEHSSLKLQNTELSGELNTKSDQVRHLQVEYSKVQQRCEMLIQNNAELDSERKALMDNVSQLLSQYQELLAISLEDKKHFHEEEKNYTERVHSLKRQKEKLEEKIMEHYKKSETTVHKKKPFASMLVRRVKKASSDLMNKVPSRNRRSWVDDARTNSQFVIGSESGGNESDNSNEEPLSIASDTHLLQRNVPLRQSLQRSLEAPDVTGSSLTLGTAGSRRTVYLIDEHQKLPDGSSPSSAQPQSGGSSGSGNAATPTPAEPQTPQKSSENSAPVGPATFLMYNRINTTIGGASNSGDQSPLLQASGSVSGTPLQDDKSARKRTEDKSNSIWYEYGCV, from the exons atggctgGCACGGCGACCGCGACGCCAATGGAAATAGATGAATTTGTAAATTCGTCCCTAATATCTTGG CTGGAATCATGTCTGCCACGTGCCGAGCTGCTCACTGGCTACACTTCGCTGCTGGATGGCCACATAATCCACAGCGTCTGGCTGCAGATCGATCCGGAGCCCCAGAATAATCCCAGCGAGCTCAGCGATCTGAATGGCAAATCCCTCAGCATCGCCAGGGCCAAGAATTTTGAGTGCATCGTGAGGAATCTCAAGTCCCTTTTCGAGGAGGAACTCGGCCAGACTATTTTGGTCCTGCCGGATGCCTTCACTCTGGGACATCATCCGGAGAGCAGGAACGGCCTGGAGCAGATGAAAACGCTGCTCACCCTGCTCCTCGGCGCGGCTGTGCAATGTCCCAACAAGGAGCTCTTTATTGCCCGGATCAAGGAACTGGACCTGGAGACGCAGCACGCCATCGTAGCATTGATCAAACAGGTGACCGATAGTCATAGTCTGGTGCTCACCGAGGACTCTCTCGAGCGGCTGACCCCACAGACCATGTACACGCACATTCTGCGCCTGACCAAGGAGCGAGATCTTATGTATCTCAAGTGGATCGACTTGGCGTGCGTGGAGACCGAAATGGCGGCCAGCGACAATCTGGTGGAGTGTGGTCAAGGAGTCAGCGTTCCACGTTCTCCTTCGAATGGAACTGCCACCTCAACGCCTTCATCTTCTTCCAACTCAGAAAGCAATCATCTTGCCGTAGAGTGTGCAGATCTCCGTTCGAAGAACCGTAAACTTCGTCAGGAACT AGAGGAAAAGTCCGAAAACCTTTTGGAGCTTCGCGAGGAGCTAGACGACAAGAAGGCGCGTTTCGACAAACTGCGTCAGGAGAGCCAGGAATGGTTTACGGAGGCCAAGCGGGCAGCAGCATATCGCGACGAAGTGGACATCCTCAGGGAGCGGGCGGAACGAGCGGATCGACTGGAGGTAGAAGTGCAGAAGTACCGCGAAAAACTCGGCGACTCAGACTTTTATAAATCCCGCGTTGAGGAACTGCGTGAGGATAACCGTGTGCTGTTGGAATCAAa GGAAATGCTGGAAGAGCAGTTACAGCGCTACCGGAAAAGGTCTGAACACGCCATCTCCCTGGAGTCCGAAATTATCAAATACAAGCAAAAGCTCAACGACATGGCGCTAGAACGTGACGTGGATCGATCCAAGCTGGAGGAGCTGTTAGAGGAGAATGCCCAACTGCAACTGGTAGCCAGGAATCTCAACTCAACGATGGATTTGGATAAATCCTTCTCGGAAAACGAAGACGACTGCAACTCAGGTGATAACAGCCTGTCCGAACAGCTAACAAATAATGCCCAAACCCGTGCCCTGAAACTCGAGCTGGAGAACCGTCGGTTGACTGCCGCCCTGGAGCAATTAAAGGAAAGCAGCTTCCACGAGTCTACCACCAAGATGCTTGAACTGGAGAAGGAGAAGAAGAAGCTCTCTCTAAAAATCGAGCAGATGCAAGAAAACATTCAGCGGCTGACTCAGCAAAATGTGGAATTGGAGGGCGTCTTTAAAAATGCCCTGGAGGAGAACAAGAAACTGCAGGACGCCGTGGATAGTCGCCAAAAGAGCTACGATCGCCAGAGTCTGGAGCGCGAGGCAGACCGTCAGAAGCTTTCTGATGCCGAGCAACATGTCGAGACCCTGAACAAGGAGAAGCAGCGCATTCAAACGCTCAACGATAGCATTCAGCGAAGAGCCGACGATCTTGAACGACTGGCGGAGAGCAAGACAAAGGAATTAGAGCAGTACGCCGAAAAATCCAAGCAGTACGAGCAGACCAAACAAAAACTTTACGAAATCGAAGCCAAGGTATCCACTTTTGAGCGCGAAAATGCCAGCTTGCTCAAGGAAGTGTCAAAACTGAAGGAGGGCAGCGAGCAAAAATCTGTGCAGCTCGACGAGAGTATCAATCGTCTGGATGCGCAGAGCAAGGAACTTCAGAAGCTGGGCAAGGCACTCGAAGATTCGGAGCAAGTTCAGCAGAAGCTTGTCGAACTTGAAAAGCAAAACCAAGAGCTAGCTTCACAACGAATCATTGATCAAGAGATGATCAGCACACTTCGTAACGACCTGGTAACTGGCACTCTAGTAACGAAGAAGGTGCGTCACAACTTGGAGAAACTGGGCCTGGCCGACGAAGAACCAGGAGAGCTGAATGTGGAGCACGTCGTAGAGAAACTGGTGCGCAATCCGGAGACTTTCAAAACTGTGCGAGAGATTATGCTAAATGTGACGCGTGAGCAgcaagaggaggaggagcgaGAAGGTGGCGTGAAGTCTGACATGTGCGTGCTATGCCACCGTCAGGAGATCTTCACGGTGGAAAAGAACATTGAACTGGCTACTGCTCCAGTGCCCGCTCCAGCGCAACCCTCTTCTCAGGAACTACGCTTCGAGCACAAACTGCGAGTGAGTCCGGCACGCGAGTCCGCAGAGCTGATCCGCATTAAGGATTCGAACACACAGCTCCAGACGGAGAATGCTCGGCTCAGTGTGGATGTGGCTGCTCTGGGCTCCCAGATAACGTCTCTAAACACGCAGCATGTAGCCCTTCAGTTGGCGAACTCCCAGTTGGCGGCCGAAAAGGACACGCTGCTCAAGGACATCGATTCACTGCAGCAGGAGCATAAGCATGCGCTGCAGGATCAGGTGACTTTGCAGTGCCTACACGATCAGCTATCCGCGGAGTACGAGTCGCTGAACAAGGACAAGGAGCAGCTGAAGGCGGCAGTGCGGGATTTAAGGCAGGAGCTGCGCGACACACGTGAACAGCAGTTAGCTTTGGAGCAGCGCATCGAGGAGTTGACCACTCAGAATAACAACATGAAGACCTGCAGCGAGGATCTGTCAATCCTGCGCACCGAGCACTCCAAGCTCACCGATGACTTCCGCAATCTCTTCGCCACCAGCGATCGCTTCAAGAACGAGTACAAAAATATTCAGGAGCAGTACAAGATGGTGCGCATGGAGCACTCGAGCCTCAAGCTGCAAAACACCGAGCTCTCCGGCGAGCTTAACACCAAGAGCGATCAAGTACGTCACCTGCAGGTGGAGTACAGCAAGGTTCAGCAGCGTTGTGAG ATGTTGATTCAAAACAATGCTGAGCTCGATTCAGAGCGCAAGGCCTTGATGGACAATGTGTCACAGTTGCTCTCCCAGTATCAGGAACTCTTGGCCATATCCCTGGAGGACAAAAAGCACTTCCACGAGGAGGAGAAGAACTACACGGAACGGGTGCATAGTCTGAAGCGGCAGAAGGAGAAGCTGGAGGAGAAAATCATGGAGCACTACAAAAAGTCGGAGACCACGGTGCACAAGAA GAAGCCTTTTGCCAGCATGCTGGTAAGAAGAGTGAAGAAGGCCAGCTCGGATCTGATGAACAAAGTGCCCAGCCGT aaCCGGCGCTCCTGGGTGGATGATGCTCGTACCAATTCCCAGTTCGTGATCGGTTCCGAATCCGGCGGCAATGAGTCGGATAACAGCAACGAGGAGCCGCTGTCCATTGCCTCCGACACGCACTTACTGCAGCGGAATGTCCCGCTCCGCCAGAGTCTGCAGCG CAGTCTTGAAGCGCCAGACGTGACGGGCAGCAGTCTGACACTCGGCACAGCCGGCTCTCGACGCACCGTTTATCTTATCGACGAGCACCAGAAGCTTCCCGATGGCTCCAGTCCCAGTTCCGCCCAGCCGCAGTCCGGTGGCAGCAGTGGATCCGGCAATGCTGCGACACCCACGCCAGCAGAGCCTCAGACGCCGCAAAAGAGCAGCGAGAACAGCGCTCCAGTGGGTCCCGCCACGTTCCTCATGTACAACCGGATAAACACCACCATTGGAGGAGCCTCGAACAGCGGGGATCAGAGTCCACTGCTGCAGGCCAGTGGCAGCGTATCGGGAACGCCCCTGCAGGATGACAAGTCGGCGAGGAAGCGGACCGAGGACAAGAGCAATAGCATCTGGTATGAGTACGGCTGCGTCTAG
- the LOC108035258 gene encoding girdin isoform X2: protein MAGTATATPMEIDEFVNSSLISWLESCLPRAELLTGYTSLLDGHIIHSVWLQIDPEPQNNPSELSDLNGKSLSIARAKNFECIVRNLKSLFEEELGQTILVLPDAFTLGHHPESRNGLEQMKTLLTLLLGAAVQCPNKELFIARIKELDLETQHAIVALIKQVTDSHSLVLTEDSLERLTPQTMYTHILRLTKERDLMYLKWIDLACVETEMAASDNLVECGQGVSVPRSPSNGTATSTPSSSSNSESNHLAVECADLRSKNRKLRQELEEKSENLLELREELDDKKARFDKLRQESQEWFTEAKRAAAYRDEVDILRERAERADRLEVEVQKYREKLGDSDFYKSRVEELREDNRVLLESKEMLEEQLQRYRKRSEHAISLESEIIKYKQKLNDMALERDVDRSKLEELLEENAQLQLVARNLNSTMDLDKSFSENEDDCNSGDNSLSEQLTNNAQTRALKLELENRRLTAALEQLKESSFHESTTKMLELEKEKKKLSLKIEQMQENIQRLTQQNVELEGVFKNALEENKKLQDAVDSRQKSYDRQSLEREADRQKLSDAEQHVETLNKEKQRIQTLNDSIQRRADDLERLAESKTKELEQYAEKSKQYEQTKQKLYEIEAKVSTFERENASLLKEVSKLKEGSEQKSVQLDESINRLDAQSKELQKLGKALEDSEQVQQKLVELEKQNQELASQRIIDQEMISTLRNDLVTGTLVTKKVRHNLEKLGLADEEPGELNVEHVVEKLVRNPETFKTVREIMLNVTREQQEEEEREGGVKSDMCVLCHRQEIFTVEKNIELATAPVPAPAQPSSQELRFEHKLRVSPARESAELIRIKDSNTQLQTENARLSVDVAALGSQITSLNTQHVALQLANSQLAAEKDTLLKDIDSLQQEHKHALQDQVTLQCLHDQLSAEYESLNKDKEQLKAAVRDLRQELRDTREQQLALEQRIEELTTQNNNMKTCSEDLSILRTEHSKLTDDFRNLFATSDRFKNEYKNIQEQYKMVRMEHSSLKLQNTELSGELNTKSDQVRHLQVEYSKVQQRCEMLIQNNAELDSERKALMDNVSQLLSQYQELLAISLEDKKHFHEEEKNYTERVHSLKRQKEKLEEKIMEHYKKSETTVHKKKPFASMLVRRVKKASSDLMNKVPSRNRRSWVDDARTNSQFVIGSESGGNESDNSNEEPLSIASDTHLLQRNVPLRQSLQRDLLDSSIQRGGAVRSSLQAQKRTDLNNSRRNSVHGSLEAPDVTGSSLTLGTAGSRRTVYLIDEHQKLPDGSSPSSAQPQSGGSSGSGNAATPTPAEPQTPQKSSENSAPVGPATFLMYNRINTTIGGASNSGDQSPLLQASGSVSGTPLQDDKSARKRTEDKSNSIWYEYGCV, encoded by the exons atggctgGCACGGCGACCGCGACGCCAATGGAAATAGATGAATTTGTAAATTCGTCCCTAATATCTTGG CTGGAATCATGTCTGCCACGTGCCGAGCTGCTCACTGGCTACACTTCGCTGCTGGATGGCCACATAATCCACAGCGTCTGGCTGCAGATCGATCCGGAGCCCCAGAATAATCCCAGCGAGCTCAGCGATCTGAATGGCAAATCCCTCAGCATCGCCAGGGCCAAGAATTTTGAGTGCATCGTGAGGAATCTCAAGTCCCTTTTCGAGGAGGAACTCGGCCAGACTATTTTGGTCCTGCCGGATGCCTTCACTCTGGGACATCATCCGGAGAGCAGGAACGGCCTGGAGCAGATGAAAACGCTGCTCACCCTGCTCCTCGGCGCGGCTGTGCAATGTCCCAACAAGGAGCTCTTTATTGCCCGGATCAAGGAACTGGACCTGGAGACGCAGCACGCCATCGTAGCATTGATCAAACAGGTGACCGATAGTCATAGTCTGGTGCTCACCGAGGACTCTCTCGAGCGGCTGACCCCACAGACCATGTACACGCACATTCTGCGCCTGACCAAGGAGCGAGATCTTATGTATCTCAAGTGGATCGACTTGGCGTGCGTGGAGACCGAAATGGCGGCCAGCGACAATCTGGTGGAGTGTGGTCAAGGAGTCAGCGTTCCACGTTCTCCTTCGAATGGAACTGCCACCTCAACGCCTTCATCTTCTTCCAACTCAGAAAGCAATCATCTTGCCGTAGAGTGTGCAGATCTCCGTTCGAAGAACCGTAAACTTCGTCAGGAACT AGAGGAAAAGTCCGAAAACCTTTTGGAGCTTCGCGAGGAGCTAGACGACAAGAAGGCGCGTTTCGACAAACTGCGTCAGGAGAGCCAGGAATGGTTTACGGAGGCCAAGCGGGCAGCAGCATATCGCGACGAAGTGGACATCCTCAGGGAGCGGGCGGAACGAGCGGATCGACTGGAGGTAGAAGTGCAGAAGTACCGCGAAAAACTCGGCGACTCAGACTTTTATAAATCCCGCGTTGAGGAACTGCGTGAGGATAACCGTGTGCTGTTGGAATCAAa GGAAATGCTGGAAGAGCAGTTACAGCGCTACCGGAAAAGGTCTGAACACGCCATCTCCCTGGAGTCCGAAATTATCAAATACAAGCAAAAGCTCAACGACATGGCGCTAGAACGTGACGTGGATCGATCCAAGCTGGAGGAGCTGTTAGAGGAGAATGCCCAACTGCAACTGGTAGCCAGGAATCTCAACTCAACGATGGATTTGGATAAATCCTTCTCGGAAAACGAAGACGACTGCAACTCAGGTGATAACAGCCTGTCCGAACAGCTAACAAATAATGCCCAAACCCGTGCCCTGAAACTCGAGCTGGAGAACCGTCGGTTGACTGCCGCCCTGGAGCAATTAAAGGAAAGCAGCTTCCACGAGTCTACCACCAAGATGCTTGAACTGGAGAAGGAGAAGAAGAAGCTCTCTCTAAAAATCGAGCAGATGCAAGAAAACATTCAGCGGCTGACTCAGCAAAATGTGGAATTGGAGGGCGTCTTTAAAAATGCCCTGGAGGAGAACAAGAAACTGCAGGACGCCGTGGATAGTCGCCAAAAGAGCTACGATCGCCAGAGTCTGGAGCGCGAGGCAGACCGTCAGAAGCTTTCTGATGCCGAGCAACATGTCGAGACCCTGAACAAGGAGAAGCAGCGCATTCAAACGCTCAACGATAGCATTCAGCGAAGAGCCGACGATCTTGAACGACTGGCGGAGAGCAAGACAAAGGAATTAGAGCAGTACGCCGAAAAATCCAAGCAGTACGAGCAGACCAAACAAAAACTTTACGAAATCGAAGCCAAGGTATCCACTTTTGAGCGCGAAAATGCCAGCTTGCTCAAGGAAGTGTCAAAACTGAAGGAGGGCAGCGAGCAAAAATCTGTGCAGCTCGACGAGAGTATCAATCGTCTGGATGCGCAGAGCAAGGAACTTCAGAAGCTGGGCAAGGCACTCGAAGATTCGGAGCAAGTTCAGCAGAAGCTTGTCGAACTTGAAAAGCAAAACCAAGAGCTAGCTTCACAACGAATCATTGATCAAGAGATGATCAGCACACTTCGTAACGACCTGGTAACTGGCACTCTAGTAACGAAGAAGGTGCGTCACAACTTGGAGAAACTGGGCCTGGCCGACGAAGAACCAGGAGAGCTGAATGTGGAGCACGTCGTAGAGAAACTGGTGCGCAATCCGGAGACTTTCAAAACTGTGCGAGAGATTATGCTAAATGTGACGCGTGAGCAgcaagaggaggaggagcgaGAAGGTGGCGTGAAGTCTGACATGTGCGTGCTATGCCACCGTCAGGAGATCTTCACGGTGGAAAAGAACATTGAACTGGCTACTGCTCCAGTGCCCGCTCCAGCGCAACCCTCTTCTCAGGAACTACGCTTCGAGCACAAACTGCGAGTGAGTCCGGCACGCGAGTCCGCAGAGCTGATCCGCATTAAGGATTCGAACACACAGCTCCAGACGGAGAATGCTCGGCTCAGTGTGGATGTGGCTGCTCTGGGCTCCCAGATAACGTCTCTAAACACGCAGCATGTAGCCCTTCAGTTGGCGAACTCCCAGTTGGCGGCCGAAAAGGACACGCTGCTCAAGGACATCGATTCACTGCAGCAGGAGCATAAGCATGCGCTGCAGGATCAGGTGACTTTGCAGTGCCTACACGATCAGCTATCCGCGGAGTACGAGTCGCTGAACAAGGACAAGGAGCAGCTGAAGGCGGCAGTGCGGGATTTAAGGCAGGAGCTGCGCGACACACGTGAACAGCAGTTAGCTTTGGAGCAGCGCATCGAGGAGTTGACCACTCAGAATAACAACATGAAGACCTGCAGCGAGGATCTGTCAATCCTGCGCACCGAGCACTCCAAGCTCACCGATGACTTCCGCAATCTCTTCGCCACCAGCGATCGCTTCAAGAACGAGTACAAAAATATTCAGGAGCAGTACAAGATGGTGCGCATGGAGCACTCGAGCCTCAAGCTGCAAAACACCGAGCTCTCCGGCGAGCTTAACACCAAGAGCGATCAAGTACGTCACCTGCAGGTGGAGTACAGCAAGGTTCAGCAGCGTTGTGAG ATGTTGATTCAAAACAATGCTGAGCTCGATTCAGAGCGCAAGGCCTTGATGGACAATGTGTCACAGTTGCTCTCCCAGTATCAGGAACTCTTGGCCATATCCCTGGAGGACAAAAAGCACTTCCACGAGGAGGAGAAGAACTACACGGAACGGGTGCATAGTCTGAAGCGGCAGAAGGAGAAGCTGGAGGAGAAAATCATGGAGCACTACAAAAAGTCGGAGACCACGGTGCACAAGAA GAAGCCTTTTGCCAGCATGCTGGTAAGAAGAGTGAAGAAGGCCAGCTCGGATCTGATGAACAAAGTGCCCAGCCGT aaCCGGCGCTCCTGGGTGGATGATGCTCGTACCAATTCCCAGTTCGTGATCGGTTCCGAATCCGGCGGCAATGAGTCGGATAACAGCAACGAGGAGCCGCTGTCCATTGCCTCCGACACGCACTTACTGCAGCGGAATGTCCCGCTCCGCCAGAGTCTGCAGCG GGATTTGCTGGATAGCTCGATCCAACGCGGCGGCGCCGTGCGCAGTAGCCTGCAGGCTCAGAAACGTACGGATTTGAATAACTCACGTAGAAATAGCGTGCACGG CAGTCTTGAAGCGCCAGACGTGACGGGCAGCAGTCTGACACTCGGCACAGCCGGCTCTCGACGCACCGTTTATCTTATCGACGAGCACCAGAAGCTTCCCGATGGCTCCAGTCCCAGTTCCGCCCAGCCGCAGTCCGGTGGCAGCAGTGGATCCGGCAATGCTGCGACACCCACGCCAGCAGAGCCTCAGACGCCGCAAAAGAGCAGCGAGAACAGCGCTCCAGTGGGTCCCGCCACGTTCCTCATGTACAACCGGATAAACACCACCATTGGAGGAGCCTCGAACAGCGGGGATCAGAGTCCACTGCTGCAGGCCAGTGGCAGCGTATCGGGAACGCCCCTGCAGGATGACAAGTCGGCGAGGAAGCGGACCGAGGACAAGAGCAATAGCATCTGGTATGAGTACGGCTGCGTCTAG